Proteins from one Malania oleifera isolate guangnan ecotype guangnan chromosome 4, ASM2987363v1, whole genome shotgun sequence genomic window:
- the LOC131154473 gene encoding 3-ketoacyl-CoA synthase 5-like, producing MMPALSNPAKLIIKYANPCFQYLLTHSLAFLLIMLPLTLPLLFQPVLLLPSPLLRHLHTLIQSYSLHNPTPLQFSCLSFLLLSALFIFLSKPRAVYLVDYACYKPPFTCRVPYPTFVEHLRLVAASRPKVIDFHIRILSRAGLGQQTALPPAIHYIPPTPTMADAHAEAELVIFSAMDSLFHKTGIKPRDVDILIVNCSIFSPTPSLSSMVINKYKMRSNILSFNLGGMGCSASLISVDLARDLLRVHSNSYAVVVSTEIITSNYYMGSQMSMLVPNCLFRMGGAAVLLSNRRSERRRAKYRLVHLVRTHMGADDKAYNCICQKEDPEGKVGILLKRDLMGIASEALKTNITTVGPLVLPAAEKVKFVLWMVSQKVLKLKLRPYVPDFKKAFEHFCIHPGGRAVIDEMQKSLRLSEEEVEASRMTLHRFGNTSSSSIWYELSYAEAKGRMKRGDRVWQIAFGAGFKCNSAVWKCNRSIQPALADGPWNDCVYQYPVTIPEALKL from the coding sequence ATGATGCCAGCTCTCTCCAACCCCGCCAAGCTGATCATCAAGTACGCAAACCCATGCTTCCAATATCTCCTCACCCACAGCCTCGCCTTTCTTCTCATAATGCTACCCCTCACGCTTCCATTACTCTTTCAACCAGTTCTACTTCTTCCCTCCCCCCTCCTCCGCCACCTCCACACCCTAATTCAAAGCTACTCTCTCCACAACCCAACCCCCCTCCAATTCTCCTGCCTCTCCTTCCTCCTCCTCTCCGCCCTCTTTATCTTCCTCTCCAAACCACGCGCCGTCTACCTCGTCGACTATGCCTGCTACAAACCCCCCTTTACCTGCCGGGTCCCCTACCCTACTTTTGTCGAACACCTTAGGCTCGTTGCCGCTTCTCGCCCCAAAGTCATCGACTTCCACATCAGGATCCTCAGTCGCGCCGGCCTCGGCCAACAGACCGCCCTCCCGCCTGCCATCCACTACATCCCTCCCACCCCCACCATGGCCGACGCCCACGCTGAAGCTGAGCTGGTCATATTCTCCGCCATGGACTCCCTCTTCCACAAAACCGGAATCAAGCCCAGAGACGTCGACATTCTCATCGTAAATTGTTCCATCTTCTCGCCCACGCCGTCTTTATCTTCCATGGTCATTAACAAGTACAAGATGAGGAGTAacatcttgagcttcaatctcggCGGCATGGGGTGCAGCGCCAGCCTCATATCCGTCGACCTGGCTCGCGACCTCCTCCGAGTTCACTCTAATTCCTACGCCGTCGTGGTAAGCACCGAGATCATAACGTCGAACTATTACATGGGCAGTCAGATGTCGATGCTTGTTCCGAATTGTCTATTCAGAATGGGAGGCGCCGCGGTTCTTCTCTCGAACAGGCGGTCCGAACGACGCCGAGCCAAGTACCGGTTGGTTCACTTGGTTCGGACCCATATGGGAGCCGATGACAAAGCCTACAACTGCATTTGCCAAAAAGAAGACCCGGAAGGGAAAGTGGGGATTTTGCTAAAAAGAGATCTTATGGGCATAGCCAGCGAAGCTCTGAAGACGAACATCACCACCGTGGGGCCACTCGTGCTTCCGGCGGCGGAGAAAGTGAAGTTTGTTCTGTGGATGGTGAGCCAGAAGGTGCTGAAGCTGAAGCTGAGGCCGTACGTTCCGGACTTCAAGAAGGCTTTCGAGCATTTTTGCATCCACCCGGGGGGACGGGCGGTGATCGACGAAATGCAGAAGTCCCTACGACTATCGGAGGAAGAGGTGGAGGCGTCGAGAATGACGCTGCATCGGTTCGGGAACACGTCGTCGTCGTCGATATGGTACGAGCTGAGCTACGCGGAAGCGAAAGGGAGGATGAAGAGGGGAGATAGGGTGTGGCAAATAGCATTTGGGGCTGGGTTCAAGTGTAACAGCGCTGTGTGGAAGTGTAACCGTAGTATTCAGCCGGCGCTGGCGGACGGACCGTGGAATGACTGTGTTTACCAGTACCCGGTGACCATACCTGAAGCTCTCAAGCTCTAG